From Seriola aureovittata isolate HTS-2021-v1 ecotype China chromosome 16, ASM2101889v1, whole genome shotgun sequence, one genomic window encodes:
- the LOC130184212 gene encoding nuclear transport factor 2-like has translation MACEKEIWQKIGEGFVQEYYNQFDNTNRMGLGNLYSADACLTWEGSPFQGREAITGKLANLPFKRIKHIITEQDFQPTIDSCILIMVFGQLQVDDDPPMAFHQVFMLKNQNCAWACTNDVFRLGIHNIPV, from the exons ATGGCTTGTGAGAAAGAAATATGGCAAAAGATTGGAGAGGGCTTTGTGCAAGAATATTACAACCAGTTTGACAATACCAATAGGATGGGACTGGGTAACCTTTAT TCTGCTGATGCTTGTTTGACGTGGGAAGGATCACCTTTTCAAGGAAGAGAAGCCATTACAGGCAAACTAGCA AACTTGCCTTTCAAGCGTATTAAGCACATTATCACAGAACAAGACTTCCAACCCACGATAGATAGCTGTATCCTCATCATGGTGTTTGGACAGTTGCAG GTCGATGATGATCCACCAATGGCCTTCCATCAAGTGTTTATGCTGAAGAACCAAAACTGTGCATGGGCTTGCACAAACGATGTGTTCCGGTTGGGGATACATAACATACCAGTGTAG
- the pard6gb gene encoding par-6 family cell polarity regulator gamma b: MNRSFNKSQPLRNVDCNAVEVKSKYGAEFRRFSVDRVKPGKFEEFYKLILHIHRIANMEVMIGYADVHGDLLPINNDDNFCKAVSTAHPLLRIFIQRQEEADYANFGMNTITRKKKAVVALRNNDVNRKRPQIRIGMPQDFRPVSSIIDVDILPESHRRVRLYRHGSDKPLGFYIRDGTSVRVTPHGLEKVPGIFISRLVPGGLAESTGLLAVNDEVLEVNGIEVTGKSLDQVTDMMIANSHNLIVTVKPVNQRNNVVRSSRISGSSGQSSDSSGSTGYPSLSVASVGVMSSGAHGYQDDLESDEEADIVIENSLKRPSQRSNASLASSVSRTHQQPPTTLSGPAAPPSPPTRPSSVVSTASFHTQPSLNGGSHHHHQHHQHHHHQQQHSSLSYQLHRDLNLQHQQSQHSHHHVQPPHHSSNPALRHSNGSLHKILSSLKTDPRNSLALPRGGVEEDGTVITL; this comes from the exons ATGAATCGGAGCTTTAATAAGTCGCAACCTCTGCGAAATGTGGATTGTAACGCCGTGGAAGTGAAAAGCAAG TATGGGGCAGAGTTCCGCCGGTTCTCTGTGGACCGGGTCAAGCCCGGCAAGTTTGAGGAGTTCTACAAACTCATTCTGCACATTCACCGCATCGCCAACATGGAGGTGATGATTGGCTACGCTGACGTCCACGGAGACCTGCTGCCAATCAACAACGACGACAACTTCTGCAAGGCGGTGTCAACAGCTCATCCACTCCTCAGGATCTTCATACAGAGACAAG AGGAGGCCGACTATGCTAACTTTGGCATGAACACAATAACACGTAAGAAGAAGGCAGTGGTCGCACTGCGCAACAACGACGTCAACCGCAAGCGGCCACAGATCCGCATTGGCATGCCTCAGGACTTCCGCCCCGTCTCCTCCATCATTGACGTGGATATCTTACCTGAATCTCACCGTCGTGTCCGTCTGTATCGTCATGGCTCAGACAAACCCTTGGGTTTTTACATCCGAGATGGAACCAGCGTACGGGTGACACCACATGGGCTGGAGAAAGTCCCCGGCATCTTCATATCCCGGCTGGTGCCTGGAGGGTTGGCAGAAAGCACCGGACTGCTGGCAGTTAACGATGAGGTCTTGGAGGTGAACGGCATCGAAGTGACTGGAAAGTCCTTGGATCAGGTAACCGATATGATGATCGCCAACAGCCACAACCTGATCGTGACGGTCAAGCCGGTGAACCAGCGCAACAACGTGGTCCGCAGCAGCAGGATCTCAGGCAGCTCAGGTCAATCGTCTGATAGCAGCGGATCGACTGGTTACCCAAGTTTGTCAGTGGCCTCAGTGGGAGTGATGTCCTCCGGAGCACATGGGTACCAAGACGACCTGGAGAGTGACGAAGAGGCAGATATCGTCATTGAAAACAGCCTCAAGCGGCCGTCTCAGAGGTCCAATGCTTCCCTGGCGTCCAGTGTTTCGCGCACACATCAGCAGCCACCAACAACATTGTCAGGCCCGGCAGCACCTCCCAGCCCCCCCACACGTCCTTCATCGGTAGTCTCAACTGCCTCCTTCCACACCCAGCCGAGCCTCAACGGAGggtcccaccaccaccaccaacaccaccaacaccaccaccaccaacaacaacacagcagcctCAGCTACCAGCTCCACAGAGACCTGAACCTTCAGCACCAACAGTCCCAGCACAGTCACCACCACGTACAGCCCCCGCATCACAGTAGCAACCCAGCCCTCCGCCACAGCAACGGCAGCCTGCACAAAATCCTCAGCTCTCTGAAAACGGACCCACGAAACAGTCTTGCGCTGCCcaggggaggggtggaggaggatggCACCGTCATTACCCTATAA
- the bloc1s4 gene encoding biogenesis of lysosome-related organelles complex 1 subunit 4, with translation MDHHQIDRVGLLSPLEESSAEISRDSGIVSQSASSLSMVSEILSSGTVSQSPSFGAVANVIPQSPSLNEAAEPGTTDQHDSEQDDEVLRHTALSYSNYIRATAGEEILCLEKSLEEMLTRVDEFVGMLDMIRNDTSQIVNENLPQIQQKSDEMRQIYRRIDKLEAFVKMVGANVSAMEEQVTQAEGELGTLPGAFKKILRTMSVPGFLNKPASPRRPAPHQRQEIPSVFRTDDYFTSQPEQ, from the exons atgGACCATCATCAGATTGACAGGGTGGGCCTCTTGTCTCCCCTGGAGGAGTCCAGCGCCGAAATAAGCAGAGACAGCGGCATCGTCTCCCAAAGTGCGAGCAGTTTGTCCATGGTGAGCGAAATCCTCAGCAGCGGCACGGTGTCGCAGAGCCCCAGCTTCGGCGCGGTAGCTAACGTTATCCCTCAAAGCCCGAGCCTCAACGAAGCAGCAGAGCCCGGGACGACCGACCAGCACGACTCGGAGCAGGACGACGAGGTCCTGAGACACACCGCCCTCAGCTACTCCAACTACATCAGAGCGACAGCTGGAGAAGAG ATCCTGTGCTTGGAAAAGAGCTTGGAAGAAATGCTGACCAGAGTCGATGAGTTTGTTGGAATGCTGGACATG ATCCGTAATGACACTTCCCAGATAGTGAATGAAAACCTACCTCAAATCCAGCAGAAGTCTGATGAAATGAGACAAATATACAGAAGAATTGATAAGTTAGAG GCGTTTGTAAAGATGGTGGGAGCCAATGTCAGCGCCATGGAGGAGCAAGTCacacaggcagagggagagCTAGGAACACTACCTGGTGCTTTCAAGAAGATCCTTCGCACAATGAGTGTCCCAGGCTTCTTAAAT AAACCAGCCAGCCCAAGAAGACCAGCACCACATCAGCGTCAAGAGATCCCCAGTGTGTTTCGGACAGATGATTATTTCACATCACAGCCAGAACAGTGA